In one Nostoc sp. KVJ3 genomic region, the following are encoded:
- a CDS encoding GNAT family N-acetyltransferase, which yields MTSCSNLILRFAEPTDYSVLFQLIQGLAEYEKLSHAVTGNALALQEHLFGSHRYIEAILAESAGQTVGFALFFYNYSTFLTKPGIYLEDLFVLPEYRRQGIGKALITKVAQIAVERDCGRLEWSVLDWNEPAKAFYRSMGASILDDWRICRVTEDALTQLGIVR from the coding sequence ATGACTTCGTGTAGCAATTTGATTTTGCGTTTTGCTGAACCAACTGATTACAGCGTACTTTTTCAATTAATTCAGGGACTTGCTGAGTATGAAAAATTATCTCACGCTGTCACTGGAAATGCTCTAGCACTTCAGGAGCATTTATTTGGGTCGCACAGGTATATAGAAGCGATTTTAGCAGAATCTGCGGGTCAAACTGTTGGTTTTGCCCTATTTTTTTATAATTATTCAACATTTTTGACTAAGCCAGGAATTTATCTGGAAGACTTATTTGTTTTACCAGAATATCGTAGACAAGGTATTGGTAAAGCTCTAATTACTAAAGTAGCCCAGATAGCTGTAGAACGTGACTGTGGGCGCTTAGAGTGGAGTGTGTTGGATTGGAACGAACCAGCGAAAGCATTCTACCGTAGTATGGGAGCATCTATATTAGATGATTGGCGAATTTGTCGTGTTACAGAAGATGCGCTTACTCAGTTAGGGATTGTTAGATAA
- the petJ gene encoding cytochrome c6 PetJ, protein MKKLITVILLGIAIFTFAFSSPALAADAASGAKVFSANCASCHAGGKNLVNAAKSLKKADLEKYDMYSAEAIIAQVTKGKGAMPAFGKRLKDDKIQDVAAYVLSQADKGWK, encoded by the coding sequence ATGAAAAAATTGATTACAGTAATACTGTTAGGCATAGCAATCTTCACCTTTGCCTTCAGTAGTCCAGCTTTGGCAGCAGATGCTGCTAGTGGAGCTAAAGTATTTAGTGCCAATTGTGCTTCTTGTCACGCGGGAGGTAAGAATCTAGTTAATGCTGCTAAGAGCCTGAAGAAGGCGGATTTGGAAAAGTATGATATGTACTCAGCCGAGGCAATTATTGCCCAGGTTACAAAAGGTAAAGGTGCTATGCCCGCCTTTGGCAAACGTTTAAAGGATGACAAAATTCAAGATGTAGCTGCTTATGTGCTTTCACAAGCTGATAAGGGCTGGAAGTAG
- a CDS encoding tetratricopeptide repeat protein yields the protein MIGFWRLFISVIIAFPLTFLNLSAYSAPVYVTQVTASDFLKLGVDKMGHGNYQEAIENFNQAIEVEKDLAVAYSDRCLAYLQLQDYHQAIADCTQAINFAPNDFEAYLNRGVAFYRQGDYPAAIVDHNRAIALKPYDFRAYYNRGLARAGDGKDSEAIVDFNLALTQIPRITSLLLADIYNDRGLAHFILQDIPAAMLDFNLAIRLNADDYRAYFNRGCTCGRNGDDFGAVRDFSQVIRLNPSNAQAYVNRGVARYRLGYYLDAIADLQKASEYFENQGKRVAYEKTLDLLKNLRQKISFATEIALL from the coding sequence ATGATTGGTTTCTGGCGATTATTTATCAGTGTAATTATTGCTTTCCCTCTCACTTTTTTGAATCTATCCGCATATTCAGCACCTGTATATGTTACCCAAGTTACAGCAAGTGATTTCTTGAAATTGGGTGTAGATAAGATGGGGCACGGTAATTATCAGGAAGCAATAGAGAATTTTAATCAGGCGATTGAAGTTGAGAAAGATTTGGCTGTTGCTTATAGCGATCGCTGTCTTGCCTATCTCCAATTACAAGATTACCATCAAGCGATCGCAGATTGTACCCAAGCAATAAATTTTGCCCCTAATGACTTTGAGGCTTATCTAAACCGGGGAGTGGCATTTTACAGACAAGGGGATTATCCTGCTGCCATTGTCGATCATAATCGAGCGATCGCACTTAAACCCTACGATTTTCGAGCTTATTACAACCGAGGACTAGCCCGTGCTGGGGATGGGAAAGACTCGGAGGCAATTGTTGACTTTAATTTAGCCCTAACTCAAATTCCCCGAATTACTAGCTTACTACTTGCAGATATCTACAATGACCGAGGTTTAGCCCATTTTATCTTGCAAGATATCCCAGCAGCTATGCTCGACTTTAATCTAGCAATTCGTCTCAACGCTGACGATTATCGAGCCTATTTTAACCGGGGTTGTACTTGCGGACGAAATGGAGATGACTTTGGTGCAGTGCGTGATTTTTCTCAAGTTATCAGACTCAACCCTAGTAATGCTCAGGCTTATGTTAATCGGGGAGTAGCTCGTTATCGCTTAGGATATTATTTAGATGCGATCGCTGATTTACAAAAAGCATCTGAGTATTTTGAAAATCAAGGAAAGAGAGTTGCCTACGAAAAAACTCTAGATTTATTGAAGAATCTGCGACAAAAAATTTCGTTTGCGACGGAAATAGCTCTTTTGTAA
- a CDS encoding TetR/AcrR family transcriptional regulator, with product MGRSTESKFSSKKPRQVRDAEATKKQILDAAEAEFARNGLSGARTEAIARGAGVTTAMIYYYFQSKEGLYQAVLQRPAIEMHEGLGLLNLDEFPPEEALKMLVQEAIAYEAAHPHRGMLWFQEANQNQGKYFKQANWQENFRYLIKILERGMAEGCFRQIDPFLTTLHIIGVCNMYFNAYENIKHTRPDLQLLSPEMIEQHTQAAVNFILAGVRHIGD from the coding sequence GTGGGTCGTTCAACGGAGTCAAAATTCTCATCTAAAAAGCCGCGTCAGGTGCGCGATGCAGAAGCGACGAAAAAGCAGATTCTTGATGCGGCGGAAGCAGAATTTGCCAGAAATGGACTTAGTGGAGCGCGGACAGAAGCGATCGCTAGAGGTGCAGGTGTCACCACAGCGATGATTTACTACTACTTCCAGAGCAAAGAAGGACTATATCAAGCTGTGCTGCAACGTCCGGCGATCGAGATGCACGAAGGGTTAGGGCTGCTAAATCTGGATGAGTTTCCACCAGAGGAAGCCTTAAAGATGCTTGTCCAAGAAGCGATCGCTTACGAAGCTGCTCACCCACATAGAGGAATGCTTTGGTTTCAAGAAGCAAACCAAAATCAGGGAAAATATTTCAAACAGGCAAATTGGCAAGAAAATTTTCGCTATCTCATCAAGATTTTAGAGCGGGGGATGGCGGAAGGTTGTTTCCGTCAGATCGATCCATTTCTCACCACCCTGCATATTATTGGGGTTTGTAATATGTACTTCAACGCTTACGAAAATATCAAACATACTAGACCCGATTTGCAACTGCTGAGTCCAGAAATGATTGAGCAGCATACTCAAGCAGCAGTTAATTTTATTTTGGCTGGTGTGCGGCATATTGGGGATTAA
- a CDS encoding Rieske 2Fe-2S domain-containing protein, with amino-acid sequence MEPILPGAPWLIAHKSTLGVNKPNKITLNGQDYVIWQNQKGEVFALDNICPHMQAPLSDGWVCQERDTITCPFHVLEFDGQGRLQQEEKKDNQPITKPLELIISNDCLWTYGGFAPKLLIPDLHQKIVDEYEFLGVTGDKSIQGDFLSNLMVNYDYNHQNGTHKELFKIKYCHVNSFEEKGYYATIKQDLRRDDNTLGEIIKNPVLGIFPKNLTNTLEYAFPSTTGFFTKTPIGDIAQIHILYPETDKITKTFILMYAKVVNPLMKFLFKNSVLKVAATVIEQDTGAVESLYPRQKPKIRLPNEEIMFYAEKLYRDW; translated from the coding sequence ATGGAACCAATTCTACCTGGTGCGCCTTGGTTAATCGCGCACAAATCTACATTAGGAGTGAATAAACCTAATAAAATCACTTTAAATGGACAGGATTATGTTATCTGGCAAAACCAAAAAGGTGAAGTTTTTGCCCTTGATAACATCTGTCCCCACATGCAAGCACCATTATCAGATGGTTGGGTTTGTCAAGAGAGAGACACTATTACTTGCCCTTTTCATGTACTAGAATTTGATGGACAAGGCAGACTACAGCAAGAAGAAAAAAAGGATAATCAGCCTATTACAAAACCATTAGAGCTAATTATTAGCAATGATTGTCTCTGGACTTATGGCGGATTTGCACCAAAATTGCTCATCCCAGATTTACATCAAAAAATTGTCGATGAATACGAGTTCCTGGGAGTAACTGGAGATAAAAGTATTCAGGGTGACTTTTTGAGCAACCTGATGGTTAATTATGACTATAACCATCAAAATGGGACTCACAAAGAACTATTTAAAATTAAATATTGTCATGTAAATTCTTTTGAAGAAAAAGGATACTATGCCACAATCAAACAAGATTTGAGGAGAGATGATAATACACTAGGAGAAATTATTAAGAACCCCGTTTTAGGCATTTTTCCTAAAAATCTCACTAACACACTCGAATACGCTTTTCCTTCAACTACTGGTTTTTTTACTAAAACGCCGATTGGTGATATTGCTCAAATTCATATTCTCTACCCGGAAACAGATAAAATCACCAAGACGTTTATTTTGATGTATGCCAAAGTAGTCAATCCTTTGATGAAATTTCTATTCAAAAATTCCGTTTTAAAAGTAGCCGCAACTGTGATTGAACAGGATACAGGTGCAGTTGAAAGTTTGTATCCTCGACAAAAACCAAAAATCAGATTACCAAATGAAGAGATTATGTTCTACGCAGAAAAACTCTACCGCGATTGGTAA
- a CDS encoding cytochrome P450 has protein sequence MRQLKPAESMPGSYGLPILGETLEIFRDSELYIWRRFQQYGSVFKTSVMGRKRAYLIGPDANRLVLVEQAENMSSRIGWYFLESTFGNNILLQDGEEHRVTRRLMYPAFHGKAIATYFDTIQNIVQDFLKDWGEQGTISLNSSFRQLTLMVATRLFLGSQNKSEVEQTSQWFTQLLDSSMAIFKWNVPFTLYGRGQNARAKLVAFLREAIAQRIEQGNLEQSKDVLGLLLAAVDEDGNKLSETQVINEALLLLFAGHETTASLLTWVIFELGNNPEWRERLRQEQSAVVRDNPLSLSHLKQLPQLTNVLKETERLYPPVYAYNRGVLKDIEYGGYRIPAGWFVTISPMLTHRLPELYTEPDRFDPDRFAPPREEDKKHPLALVGFGHGSHSCLGMEFAQMEMKIVLSTLLRHYDWTVKPDYSAIAPVLQPSKVKDTLQAYIEPLSSNLSI, from the coding sequence ATGCGGCAACTAAAACCCGCCGAGTCAATGCCTGGTAGCTACGGCTTGCCCATCTTGGGGGAGACTTTGGAAATATTTCGGGATTCAGAACTGTATATATGGCGACGATTCCAGCAGTATGGCTCAGTGTTTAAGACGAGCGTCATGGGACGTAAACGCGCTTATTTAATTGGCCCTGATGCTAATCGGCTGGTGCTGGTGGAACAAGCAGAAAATATGTCATCCCGAATAGGGTGGTATTTTTTAGAATCAACATTTGGCAACAATATTTTATTACAAGATGGGGAAGAACATCGGGTAACTCGTCGCTTAATGTATCCAGCATTTCACGGAAAAGCGATCGCTACATACTTCGACACCATCCAAAATATTGTGCAAGATTTCCTTAAAGATTGGGGAGAACAGGGAACGATTTCCTTAAATTCTAGTTTCCGCCAGCTTACCCTGATGGTTGCGACTCGCCTATTTTTGGGAAGTCAGAATAAGAGCGAAGTTGAGCAAACCAGTCAGTGGTTTACACAACTGCTAGATAGCAGTATGGCGATATTCAAATGGAATGTCCCTTTTACTTTATATGGTCGCGGTCAAAATGCTAGGGCTAAGTTAGTGGCTTTTTTGCGTGAAGCAATCGCCCAACGTATCGAGCAGGGTAACTTAGAGCAATCAAAAGATGTTTTGGGATTGCTACTAGCAGCTGTTGATGAAGACGGTAATAAGTTGAGCGAAACACAGGTAATCAATGAGGCATTATTATTGCTGTTTGCTGGACATGAGACAACAGCCTCATTACTGACTTGGGTAATATTTGAATTAGGTAATAACCCAGAATGGCGAGAGCGACTGCGCCAAGAACAATCAGCAGTTGTGAGAGATAATCCTCTGAGTCTATCCCATCTCAAACAACTTCCACAGTTAACCAACGTGCTAAAAGAAACAGAAAGACTCTATCCGCCAGTGTATGCCTATAATCGTGGTGTCCTCAAGGATATTGAGTATGGAGGCTATCGCATTCCAGCAGGTTGGTTTGTGACAATCTCGCCAATGTTGACTCACCGCTTACCAGAACTTTACACCGAACCCGATCGCTTCGACCCCGATCGCTTTGCACCACCTCGCGAAGAAGATAAAAAACATCCCTTAGCATTAGTGGGTTTTGGTCATGGTTCGCATAGTTGTTTAGGGATGGAATTTGCCCAGATGGAAATGAAGATTGTGCTTTCTACACTGCTTCGCCATTACGATTGGACAGTAAAACCAGATTATTCTGCGATCGCTCCAGTTCTTCAGCCTTCTAAAGTTAAAGATACTCTACAAGCATATATTGAGCCTTTAAGTAGCAACCTAAGTATTTAA
- a CDS encoding Uma2 family endonuclease — MTALILNLSPTIELTDEQFFQLCQNNRDLRLERTAEGELIIMPPTGWESGNRNSRLTQRLGNWTDADGTGLAFDSSTGFKLPNGANRSPDASWVSRERLEALKPDPAKFLPLAPDFAVELRSASDSLKTVQQKMQEYIENGVRLGWLIDPQNQQVEIYRPGQDVEILRSPTSLSGEDVLPGFILDLAQILS; from the coding sequence ATGACTGCCCTAATTCTGAACCTCAGCCCCACCATTGAACTAACAGATGAGCAGTTCTTCCAACTGTGTCAGAATAATCGAGATTTGCGACTTGAGCGCACAGCAGAGGGAGAATTAATTATCATGCCACCAACTGGATGGGAAAGCGGAAATCGCAATAGTAGACTGACACAGCGCTTAGGTAATTGGACTGACGCTGATGGCACAGGTTTGGCTTTTGACTCCTCAACGGGTTTCAAGCTTCCTAATGGTGCAAACCGTTCTCCCGATGCGTCTTGGGTGAGCCGGGAGCGATTAGAAGCCCTAAAGCCCGACCCTGCTAAATTCCTACCGCTTGCTCCCGATTTTGCGGTAGAATTACGCTCTGCTTCAGACAGCTTAAAAACTGTGCAACAAAAAATGCAGGAGTACATTGAGAATGGTGTGCGTTTAGGCTGGCTGATCGATCCGCAGAACCAACAGGTGGAAATTTACCGCCCAGGACAGGATGTTGAAATTTTGCGATCGCCTACTAGCTTATCAGGAGAGGATGTATTGCCTGGATTTATACTGGATTTAGCACAGATTTTGAGTTAA
- a CDS encoding DUF445 domain-containing protein encodes MDWSHLWLYVSPPLLGGIIGYFTNDIAIKMLFRPYRAIYIAGRKVPFTPGLIPRNQERLAKNISNTIMGSLLTPEELQNLARRLLQTERVQAAILWLLRLAIEQIKTDKNEKSAKIVAGILRDLLGESLPRLLKVLARREDFLEAQINQIFDQILLEFQLSEEQATRLADWLLEVALPPDLLRQAIVDFLTDRTIQIIDEGFREKTSGTYWVVANLFGLRNTLTRLRTFCLDEKEATNTRLQELTQDLQIRDRIRKLLQNLSLQNLPMGTVRQLRKTTRESVRHYLQNSGSDFLQGLTDSVDWENIAVVLLNRLSTSPVVITSLEVMSQELAIILDKYLEKDLEVIVAQAIPILSIDEVIVDRVKSTSPADLEAAIEGIVKNELQAIVTLGGVLGFVIGLLQTVFLILSQY; translated from the coding sequence GTGGACTGGTCTCATCTTTGGCTTTATGTGTCTCCCCCGCTACTGGGTGGAATTATTGGCTATTTCACAAATGATATAGCCATAAAAATGTTGTTCCGTCCTTACCGAGCAATTTACATTGCTGGACGAAAAGTACCCTTCACCCCTGGATTGATTCCCCGCAACCAGGAACGTCTGGCTAAGAACATTTCTAATACAATCATGGGGTCACTATTGACACCAGAAGAATTGCAAAATTTGGCGCGGCGTTTGTTGCAAACAGAACGCGTGCAAGCAGCAATTCTCTGGTTGTTGCGGCTGGCAATTGAACAAATCAAAACAGATAAAAATGAAAAAAGCGCCAAAATTGTGGCGGGAATTTTGCGGGATTTGCTAGGGGAATCCTTACCACGATTGCTCAAGGTTTTAGCGCGACGTGAAGACTTTTTGGAAGCACAGATCAATCAAATTTTTGACCAGATATTACTGGAATTTCAACTGAGTGAAGAACAAGCTACGCGGCTTGCTGATTGGTTATTAGAAGTAGCTTTACCACCGGATCTGCTGCGCCAAGCGATAGTTGATTTTTTGACCGATCGCACGATTCAAATTATTGATGAAGGCTTCCGCGAAAAAACCAGTGGTACTTATTGGGTAGTAGCAAATTTGTTTGGCTTACGTAATACTCTCACACGGCTACGAACTTTTTGCTTAGATGAAAAAGAAGCTACTAATACTCGCTTGCAGGAATTGACTCAAGATTTGCAAATACGCGATCGCATCAGAAAATTACTGCAAAATTTATCATTACAAAATTTGCCAATGGGTACGGTGCGCCAACTGCGAAAGACTACCCGCGAAAGTGTCCGCCATTATTTGCAAAACAGTGGTAGCGATTTTTTACAAGGATTAACTGATTCTGTTGATTGGGAAAATATTGCTGTAGTGCTGCTGAACCGTCTTAGTACTTCACCTGTTGTCATTACTTCTTTAGAAGTGATGAGTCAAGAGTTGGCTATAATTTTAGACAAGTATTTGGAAAAAGATTTAGAAGTAATTGTGGCACAGGCTATTCCGATTTTGTCAATAGATGAAGTGATAGTTGATCGAGTGAAATCAACCTCTCCGGCTGATTTGGAAGCTGCAATTGAGGGAATTGTCAAAAATGAATTGCAAGCGATTGTGACTTTAGGTGGTGTTTTAGGTTTTGTGATCGGCTTATTGCAGACAGTGTTTTTAATATTAAGTCAATATTAA
- the ubiE gene encoding bifunctional demethylmenaquinone methyltransferase/2-methoxy-6-polyprenyl-1,4-benzoquinol methylase UbiE: MTNEIQSIFNRIAPVYDQLNDWLSLGQHRIWKEMAVKWSAAKSGDTALDLCCGSGDLALRLARHVGATGQVYGVDFSANLLETASLRSQRQYPQPAIAWVEADVLNLPFDDNQFDAATMGYGLRNVKDIPRSLQELYRVLKPGAKAAILDFHRPSNPQLRAFQQLYLDSFVVPVANYLGLKEEYAYISPSLDRFPIGKKQIELARQVGFALATHYPIANGMMGVLVVSKF; this comes from the coding sequence ATGACTAACGAAATTCAGTCTATTTTTAACCGAATTGCTCCAGTCTATGACCAATTAAACGATTGGTTGAGTCTGGGACAGCATCGGATTTGGAAGGAAATGGCGGTGAAATGGAGTGCAGCTAAATCGGGTGATACTGCCTTAGATTTATGCTGCGGGAGTGGTGATTTAGCCTTACGTTTAGCACGGCATGTAGGAGCAACAGGACAGGTGTATGGAGTGGATTTTTCTGCCAACTTACTAGAAACTGCTTCATTACGTTCCCAAAGACAGTACCCCCAACCGGCGATCGCTTGGGTAGAAGCTGATGTGCTAAATTTACCCTTTGACGATAACCAATTTGATGCCGCAACAATGGGCTATGGTTTAAGAAATGTTAAAGATATTCCCCGCAGTCTCCAAGAGTTATATCGTGTTTTGAAACCAGGTGCTAAAGCTGCAATTTTAGACTTTCATCGACCGAGTAATCCTCAGCTACGTGCCTTTCAGCAGTTATATCTGGATAGTTTCGTAGTGCCAGTTGCCAATTATTTAGGGTTAAAGGAAGAATATGCTTACATCAGTCCTAGTTTAGACCGTTTTCCCATAGGCAAAAAACAAATAGAGTTAGCGCGTCAAGTTGGTTTTGCCCTTGCCACACACTACCCCATTGCAAACGGTATGATGGGAGTGCTGGTAGTCAGCAAATTTTAG
- a CDS encoding response regulator — MDNPSVEIDKVQYQVMTLERPKKLKILVVDDEPDNLDLLYRTFRRDFNVLKADSGVNALQVLAAEGEVAVIISDQRMPEMKGTEFLSKTVPQFPDTVRIILTGFTDIEDLVEAINAGQVYKYITKPWDPGELKAVVQRAAETYDLLKQRTEELRRAHAQMALLSVLVQVTQAASSLEETLAPIARAVSETFGAEGCILQLTDGNNLVATQGTYSDTGTIENWLSLDPLTKEAIATRQMQVSLNVPKDTKLVDAIHYQNTGVQAHLVIPISYRNQLLGVLSLQWKQPCTLREDELMLINLSAELVAIALTSSKCHQVIV; from the coding sequence ATGGATAACCCCAGTGTCGAAATTGATAAAGTCCAATATCAAGTAATGACTCTCGAACGACCAAAAAAGCTGAAAATCCTGGTAGTTGACGATGAGCCAGATAATCTCGATCTGCTTTATCGCACCTTTCGACGCGACTTTAATGTTCTGAAAGCTGATAGTGGGGTGAACGCCTTACAAGTTTTGGCCGCAGAAGGGGAGGTAGCTGTGATTATCTCCGATCAACGAATGCCAGAAATGAAAGGAACGGAGTTTCTCAGCAAAACTGTACCTCAGTTTCCCGATACAGTAAGAATAATTCTCACCGGATTTACTGATATTGAAGATTTGGTAGAGGCGATTAATGCGGGGCAAGTCTACAAATATATCACCAAGCCTTGGGATCCTGGGGAACTGAAGGCGGTGGTGCAAAGAGCAGCAGAAACCTATGACTTGCTCAAGCAACGTACAGAAGAATTACGCCGGGCTCATGCTCAAATGGCGCTGCTGAGTGTTTTGGTACAAGTAACTCAAGCCGCTTCTAGCTTAGAAGAAACTCTCGCTCCCATTGCGAGGGCTGTGAGTGAAACTTTTGGGGCAGAAGGCTGTATCCTGCAACTTACAGATGGAAATAATCTGGTTGCGACTCAAGGAACTTACAGCGATACAGGTACAATAGAAAATTGGCTATCTCTTGATCCACTGACAAAGGAAGCGATCGCCACCAGGCAAATGCAAGTTTCCTTAAATGTACCTAAAGACACTAAATTAGTTGATGCTATTCACTACCAAAATACAGGCGTACAAGCACATCTGGTTATTCCAATTAGCTACCGGAATCAACTCTTAGGTGTATTATCACTACAGTGGAAACAACCATGTACTTTGAGAGAAGATGAATTAATGCTAATTAATTTATCAGCGGAACTGGTAGCGATCGCTCTAACTAGCAGTAAGTGCCATCAAGTTATTGTCTAG
- a CDS encoding RuBisCO accumulation factor 1, translating to MTDLPPNAQNPEENATNDLAQELLRRLRQKQGNWVEWGTAIASLLKIGYNPQEIFEATGFEPIQQNQVVVGSQVYNSLENSGVSAETRSHYATRGSDVLYELRLLTQEERAAAAELIFFHKIDADEVKEVAKAIKEFSYYRTLPEGFSAHPGDAVAHQVWKLARQNTDLQQRSRLIAKGLRFAHTPAARKQIEQLLTDFTTVPQRPAPILPFYRLEFEEQLPRILPVVGELPLSRQDLQAVPILTEIEPFRLVKFSGKQAWVPLPGWQVLLAAEDPVVILANSDRFPIQTQSQIGLVVVVVDRAKREWDASSYFVVENGGELEFQWFETEPEIPLLGQIIIIVRPKKILDEELTKDSWQIDE from the coding sequence ATGACTGATCTACCACCCAACGCTCAGAATCCCGAAGAAAATGCTACCAACGATCTAGCACAAGAATTACTACGAAGGCTGAGGCAAAAACAAGGCAACTGGGTGGAATGGGGAACGGCGATCGCCTCGTTGCTAAAAATCGGTTACAATCCCCAAGAAATTTTTGAGGCGACTGGATTTGAGCCGATTCAACAAAATCAAGTGGTTGTTGGTTCTCAAGTTTACAATTCTTTGGAAAACTCTGGAGTATCGGCAGAAACGCGATCGCATTATGCCACACGCGGCAGTGATGTTTTATATGAACTGCGTTTGCTTACTCAAGAAGAACGCGCCGCCGCCGCCGAACTGATCTTTTTCCACAAAATCGACGCTGATGAGGTGAAGGAAGTCGCAAAAGCCATTAAAGAGTTCTCCTATTACCGGACTTTACCAGAAGGCTTTTCTGCCCATCCGGGGGATGCTGTTGCTCACCAAGTTTGGAAACTAGCACGTCAAAATACAGATTTACAACAGCGATCGCGCCTAATAGCTAAAGGTTTGCGTTTTGCTCACACGCCAGCAGCCAGGAAACAAATAGAACAGCTACTGACTGATTTTACTACCGTTCCCCAGCGTCCAGCACCAATTTTACCGTTTTACCGTCTGGAATTTGAAGAACAATTACCCCGGATTTTGCCTGTGGTAGGCGAGTTACCATTGTCACGGCAAGATTTGCAAGCTGTGCCAATTTTGACCGAAATTGAACCATTTCGACTGGTTAAGTTTTCTGGAAAGCAAGCTTGGGTTCCCTTACCAGGTTGGCAAGTATTATTGGCGGCAGAAGATCCAGTAGTGATTTTAGCGAATAGCGATCGCTTTCCCATCCAAACCCAAAGCCAAATCGGGCTTGTTGTAGTTGTAGTAGATCGTGCCAAACGAGAATGGGATGCCTCCAGCTATTTTGTCGTTGAAAATGGTGGTGAATTAGAGTTTCAGTGGTTTGAAACTGAGCCAGAAATTCCCCTACTAGGACAAATTATTATCATTGTGCGTCCTAAGAAAATTCTGGATGAAGAATTGACTAAGGATTCATGGCAAATTGACGAATAA
- a CDS encoding DUF1345 domain-containing protein: protein MKRNLFKNFDSRPRLIIAIGLAVLVSVILPRWLHLPTRILCAWNSGIDFFLAVTWWKMAKATPEKIRRYSENEYEGHLAIFMLVIAAACASVLAIGFLLTDKKGLSIILLTLHVVLAIMTIVGSWLLVHTMFAVQYAHSYYKYINHSNSEEIVRGLDFPNNDCPDYWEFLYYSFVVGMTSQVSDVETTSRDMRRLTLLHSVLSFFFNTTILAMSINIIASLI from the coding sequence GTGAAACGTAACTTATTTAAAAACTTTGACTCTCGACCTAGACTGATAATTGCTATCGGACTAGCTGTATTAGTTTCAGTAATCCTTCCGCGTTGGCTACACTTACCCACTCGCATACTCTGCGCTTGGAACTCCGGTATTGACTTTTTCTTAGCCGTAACGTGGTGGAAAATGGCCAAGGCTACCCCAGAAAAAATTCGCCGTTATTCTGAGAATGAATATGAAGGACATTTAGCTATATTCATGTTGGTGATCGCTGCGGCTTGTGCTAGTGTCTTAGCTATTGGGTTTTTACTAACTGATAAAAAAGGGTTGTCAATAATTCTGCTGACCCTACATGTCGTACTTGCAATTATGACTATTGTCGGTTCCTGGCTGCTGGTGCATACGATGTTTGCAGTGCAGTATGCACACAGCTATTACAAATATATTAATCATAGTAATAGTGAAGAAATCGTCAGAGGTTTAGATTTTCCTAATAATGACTGTCCAGACTATTGGGAATTTTTATATTATTCTTTTGTAGTTGGCATGACTAGTCAAGTTTCAGATGTGGAGACGACATCACGCGATATGAGACGCTTGACTCTGTTACATAGTGTATTATCCTTCTTTTTTAATACTACTATTTTAGCTATGAGTATTAATATCATTGCATCGCTGATTTAA